One region of Osmia lignaria lignaria isolate PbOS001 chromosome 7, iyOsmLign1, whole genome shotgun sequence genomic DNA includes:
- the LOC117604314 gene encoding uncharacterized protein LOC117604314 isoform X1, which produces MREKRWLLLALCGILLADAVSAALKATRPKFKIATTSTTTTTSTTEESHVRENENEDAEVTTTAASETNGTTGHVLTGIPQIDYIWDPNLPRELNGYNLSDYPFYNSIPEDIDFKCDGLHDGFYASVPHKCQVYHHCLFGTRYDFLCANFTAFDQKTFICHFVSEVDCANSKKYWHRNDALYKAATTTTTSTSTTTTTPAPVTIATGRQSSRDRDPPRRRRPFRRRPAYDYYDEEYYDEDYSRPRGYSRDDYDYDDRKYRRDRDREFRDRDRDFRDRDAPRTREGGAVREDRDRYAGRNNRRDSTRLRDPLEEDARVRSRDPDQEARSASREVDDAELDDRRTESRVRDTDDRRYSDKRYRDEYDDKDLSFASAVIPGNGDGLVKPAAPVASVYSRPRAPPKIRRPVPLSEQDKYAYKATAVQSTEEPRRRPADVAEDDYYDDELEEVRPIRRPLRRRPSYRDRDRDFYDVRDRERDRPFRPRYRDDEEDLRPRKHPDRSRDRYYDRERERGADRGRDRSLDRGKDRTVDRSLDRDRGRTQDAEKQERPYSARPVDREREIDRSRTGPRSKDLQDTTDASVRRGSGYDRTERTTTLATATTCLPEQLIHKMETTSKEPANDRSEKLTYTERPASKPAQDEEPRRTNQQQQADYQDKDQEERREDGHYQTASMEEYSQEYYDEPEDTPAPPPRTAVRIVKRPFLPSRGGNPNPRGLSPVGAKATTPKRDEDKPTERTPVQDRGKNYFAHQQSAAQENLRESSRETKTEQREKEPYDPYKSIQIESQHERRPDEYDTSIGRPATRKPGDRQREEETQKSLLEHEFVTEAKQEQPEDSPNFEEGLGKWHDEQFSNPTRDNEGSSQSSTARNKGRITTNENSNVYEVQEHPTGPQNFRVKQRINEVTHPLQDIPESEYDVTLNDALTPTLNQEANLPSGFVLPLHRQIGRDTVLQSSENNYKVSRPVSQQQKPFVPSPQFLPAVNNNNNDRLRTVYYRTPETVQINGAQYRAQRGPWHDYTGY; this is translated from the exons ATGCGGGAGAAAAGGTGGCTTCTGCTCGCTCTGTGTG GAATCCTTTTGGCTGATGCAGTTTCGGCCGCGCTCAAGGCTACGCGACCGAAATTCAAGATCGCCACCACTTCGACCACGACGACAACTAGCACCACCGAGGAGAGTCACGTACGCGAAAACGAGAACGAGGATGCCGAG GTGACTACCACGGCGGCCAGCGAAACGAACGGGACAACGGGTCACGTTCTCACTGGGATTCCGCAGATCGATTATATCTGGGATCCAAATTTACCACGCGAACTGAACGGTTACAACCTGAGCGACTACCCGTTTTATAACAGTATACCGGAGGACATCGACTTCAAATGCGACGGCTTGCACGACGGCTTCTACGCGAGCGTGCCTCACAAATGTCAG GTGTACCACCATTGCCTGTTCGGTACCCGTTACGACTTCCTCTGCGCGAATTTCACGGCGTTCGATCAGAAGACCTTCATCTGCCACTTCGTCTCCGAAGTGGACTGTGCCAACTCGAAGAAGTACTGGCACAGGAACGATGCCCTTTACAAGGCGGCCACGACTACCACCACGTCTacttcgacgacgacgacgacaccgGCGCCGGTGACAATCGCCACTGGACGACAATCGTCGAGAGACAGAGACCCACCGAGACGAAGAAGACCGTTCAGACGACGCCCAGCGTACGATTACTACGACGAAGAGTACTACGACGAGGACTACAGTCGTCCGCGTGGCTACAGCAGAGACGATTACGATTACGACGATAGAAAGTACAGAAGGGACCGGGATCGTGAATTCAGGGATCGCGATCGTGACTTTCGGGACAGGGATGCCCCGAGGACTCGCGAAGGAGGAGCGGTCAGGGAGGACAGGGATAGATACGCTGGTAGAAACAATAGAAGAGATTCTACCAGACTGAGGGACCCTCTGGAAGAAGACGCCAGGGTTAGATCGAGGGATCCTGATCAAGAGGCAAGATCCGCTTCCAGAGAAGTCGACGACGCCGAGTTGGATGACCGAAGAACTGAATCTAGGGTCAGAGACACCGACGATCGTCGATACTCGGACAAAAG GTACAGAGACGAATACGACGACAAAGACCTCAGTTTTGCGTCTGCCGTAATACCCGGGAATGGAGATGGTTTAGTAAAACCAGCAGCACCCGTCGCGTCCGTTTATTCGAGACCGAGGGCTCCTCCGAAAATTCGAAGACCGGTGCCACTTTCCGAACAGGACAAATACGCTTACAAAGCGACTGCTGTTCAATCAACAG AAGAACCTCGAAGAAGACCGGCAGACGTCGCGGAGGACGATTACTACGACGACGAACTGGAGGAAGTTCGACCGATTCGAAGACCGTTGAGAAGAAGACCGTCTTACAGAGACAGGGACAGGGACTTTTACGACGTCAGAGACCGGGAAAGGGACCGACCCTTCAG ACCTCGATATCGGGACGACGAGGAGGATTTGCGACCCAGAAAACACCCGGATCGTTCTAGAGATCGCTACTACGATCGTGAGAGGGAGCGAGGCGCGGATCGCGGAAGAGATCGATCCCTCGATCGTGGAAAGGATCGCACCGTGGACAGATCGCTGGATCGTGATCGAGGAAGAACGCAAGACGCTGAGAAGCAAGAAAGACCGTACTCGGCCCGACCTGTGGACAGGGAGAGAGAAATCGATAGATCTAGAACAGGACCAAGATCAAAGGATCTGCAAGATACGACGGATGCATCGGTTAGAAGAGGCAGTGGTTACGATCGTACGGAAAGGACAACTACCCTGGCAACGGCGACCACCTGTCTGCCCGAGCAGCTGATTCACAAAATGGAAACAACCTCGAAGGAACCCGCGAACGATCGTTCGGAGAAATTAACTTACACCGAGAGACCGGCATCGAAACCGGCGCAAGACGAAGAGCCTCGTAGAACGAACCAGCAGCAACAGGCGGATTATCAGGATAAGGATCAAGAAGAGAGACGGGAAGACGGTCACTATCAAACCGCGTCGATGGAAGAATACTCGCAGGAATATTACGACGAGCCGGAGGACACTCCAGCTCCACCTCCGCGAACGGCAGTTCGCATCGTGAAACGACCGTTCTTGCCGTCCAGAGGCGGCAATCCGAATCCGCGAGGCTTATCGCCGGTCGGCGCGAAAGCAACCACGCCAAAACGCGACGAGGACAAGCCGACTGAACGAACCCCCGTTCAAGATCGAGGGAAAAACTACTTCGCGCACCAGCAGTCGGCTGCGCAAGAGAATCTCCGCGAATCGAGCCGAGAAACTAAAACGGAACAACGCGAGAAAGAACCTTACGATCCGTATAAAAGCATTCAAATCGAGAGCCAACACGAACGCAGACCAGATGAATACGACACGTCTATAGGCAGACCTGCGACTCGCAAACCCGGTGATAGACAACGGGAGGAAGAAACGCAGAAATCTCTACTGGAACACGAATTTGTCACGGAAGCTAAACAGGAACAGCCAGAGGATTCTCCGAATTTCGAGGAGGGATTAGGTAAATGGCACGATGAACAGTTTTCAAACCCTACGCGGGATAACGAAGGAAGCTCGCAAAGTTCTACGGCTCGTAACAAAGGAAGGATAACGACAAACGAGAATTCGAATGTCTACGAAGTTCAGGAACACCCGACGGGTCCTCAGAACTTCCGCGTGAAACAAAGGATCAACGAAGTGACGCATCCATTGCAAGATATTCCAGAGAGCGAGTACGATGTCACGTTGAACGATGCGTTAACACCGACTCTGAATCAGGAAGCTAACTTACCCAGCGGATTCGTTCTGCCTCTCCACAGACAAATCGGAAGGGATACGGTTCTCCAATCGTCTGAAAACAATTACAAAGTCTCCAGACCCGTCAGCCAGCAACAGAAACCATTCGTGCCTAGTCCTCAATTTCTGCCTGCGgtcaataacaataataacgaCAGACTAAGGACGGTTTATTACAGAACACCCGAGACGGTTCAAATTAACGGAGCACAATACAGAGCTCAAAGAGGACCGTGGCACGATTACACTGGTTATTGA
- the LOC117604314 gene encoding uncharacterized protein LOC117604314 isoform X2, whose product MREKRWLLLALCGILLADAVSAALKATRPKFKIATTSTTTTTSTTEESHVRENENEDAEVTTTAASETNGTTGHVLTGIPQIDYIWDPNLPRELNGYNLSDYPFYNSIPEDIDFKCDGLHDGFYASVPHKCQVYHHCLFGTRYDFLCANFTAFDQKTFICHFVSEVDCANSKKYWHRNDALYKAATTTTTSTSTTTTTPAPVTIATGRQSSRDRDPPRRRRPFRRRPAYDYYDEEYYDEDYSRPRGYSRDDYDYDDRKYRRDRDREFRDRDRDFRDRDAPRTREGGAVREDRDRYAGRNNRRDSTRLRDPLEEDARVRSRDPDQEARSASREVDDAELDDRRTESRVRDTDDRRYSDKRYRDEYDDKDLSFASAVIPGNGDGLVKPAAPVASVYSRPRAPPKIRRPVPLSEQDKYAYKATAVQSTEPRRRPADVAEDDYYDDELEEVRPIRRPLRRRPSYRDRDRDFYDVRDRERDRPFRPRYRDDEEDLRPRKHPDRSRDRYYDRERERGADRGRDRSLDRGKDRTVDRSLDRDRGRTQDAEKQERPYSARPVDREREIDRSRTGPRSKDLQDTTDASVRRGSGYDRTERTTTLATATTCLPEQLIHKMETTSKEPANDRSEKLTYTERPASKPAQDEEPRRTNQQQQADYQDKDQEERREDGHYQTASMEEYSQEYYDEPEDTPAPPPRTAVRIVKRPFLPSRGGNPNPRGLSPVGAKATTPKRDEDKPTERTPVQDRGKNYFAHQQSAAQENLRESSRETKTEQREKEPYDPYKSIQIESQHERRPDEYDTSIGRPATRKPGDRQREEETQKSLLEHEFVTEAKQEQPEDSPNFEEGLGKWHDEQFSNPTRDNEGSSQSSTARNKGRITTNENSNVYEVQEHPTGPQNFRVKQRINEVTHPLQDIPESEYDVTLNDALTPTLNQEANLPSGFVLPLHRQIGRDTVLQSSENNYKVSRPVSQQQKPFVPSPQFLPAVNNNNNDRLRTVYYRTPETVQINGAQYRAQRGPWHDYTGY is encoded by the exons ATGCGGGAGAAAAGGTGGCTTCTGCTCGCTCTGTGTG GAATCCTTTTGGCTGATGCAGTTTCGGCCGCGCTCAAGGCTACGCGACCGAAATTCAAGATCGCCACCACTTCGACCACGACGACAACTAGCACCACCGAGGAGAGTCACGTACGCGAAAACGAGAACGAGGATGCCGAG GTGACTACCACGGCGGCCAGCGAAACGAACGGGACAACGGGTCACGTTCTCACTGGGATTCCGCAGATCGATTATATCTGGGATCCAAATTTACCACGCGAACTGAACGGTTACAACCTGAGCGACTACCCGTTTTATAACAGTATACCGGAGGACATCGACTTCAAATGCGACGGCTTGCACGACGGCTTCTACGCGAGCGTGCCTCACAAATGTCAG GTGTACCACCATTGCCTGTTCGGTACCCGTTACGACTTCCTCTGCGCGAATTTCACGGCGTTCGATCAGAAGACCTTCATCTGCCACTTCGTCTCCGAAGTGGACTGTGCCAACTCGAAGAAGTACTGGCACAGGAACGATGCCCTTTACAAGGCGGCCACGACTACCACCACGTCTacttcgacgacgacgacgacaccgGCGCCGGTGACAATCGCCACTGGACGACAATCGTCGAGAGACAGAGACCCACCGAGACGAAGAAGACCGTTCAGACGACGCCCAGCGTACGATTACTACGACGAAGAGTACTACGACGAGGACTACAGTCGTCCGCGTGGCTACAGCAGAGACGATTACGATTACGACGATAGAAAGTACAGAAGGGACCGGGATCGTGAATTCAGGGATCGCGATCGTGACTTTCGGGACAGGGATGCCCCGAGGACTCGCGAAGGAGGAGCGGTCAGGGAGGACAGGGATAGATACGCTGGTAGAAACAATAGAAGAGATTCTACCAGACTGAGGGACCCTCTGGAAGAAGACGCCAGGGTTAGATCGAGGGATCCTGATCAAGAGGCAAGATCCGCTTCCAGAGAAGTCGACGACGCCGAGTTGGATGACCGAAGAACTGAATCTAGGGTCAGAGACACCGACGATCGTCGATACTCGGACAAAAG GTACAGAGACGAATACGACGACAAAGACCTCAGTTTTGCGTCTGCCGTAATACCCGGGAATGGAGATGGTTTAGTAAAACCAGCAGCACCCGTCGCGTCCGTTTATTCGAGACCGAGGGCTCCTCCGAAAATTCGAAGACCGGTGCCACTTTCCGAACAGGACAAATACGCTTACAAAGCGACTGCTGTTCAATCAACAG AACCTCGAAGAAGACCGGCAGACGTCGCGGAGGACGATTACTACGACGACGAACTGGAGGAAGTTCGACCGATTCGAAGACCGTTGAGAAGAAGACCGTCTTACAGAGACAGGGACAGGGACTTTTACGACGTCAGAGACCGGGAAAGGGACCGACCCTTCAG ACCTCGATATCGGGACGACGAGGAGGATTTGCGACCCAGAAAACACCCGGATCGTTCTAGAGATCGCTACTACGATCGTGAGAGGGAGCGAGGCGCGGATCGCGGAAGAGATCGATCCCTCGATCGTGGAAAGGATCGCACCGTGGACAGATCGCTGGATCGTGATCGAGGAAGAACGCAAGACGCTGAGAAGCAAGAAAGACCGTACTCGGCCCGACCTGTGGACAGGGAGAGAGAAATCGATAGATCTAGAACAGGACCAAGATCAAAGGATCTGCAAGATACGACGGATGCATCGGTTAGAAGAGGCAGTGGTTACGATCGTACGGAAAGGACAACTACCCTGGCAACGGCGACCACCTGTCTGCCCGAGCAGCTGATTCACAAAATGGAAACAACCTCGAAGGAACCCGCGAACGATCGTTCGGAGAAATTAACTTACACCGAGAGACCGGCATCGAAACCGGCGCAAGACGAAGAGCCTCGTAGAACGAACCAGCAGCAACAGGCGGATTATCAGGATAAGGATCAAGAAGAGAGACGGGAAGACGGTCACTATCAAACCGCGTCGATGGAAGAATACTCGCAGGAATATTACGACGAGCCGGAGGACACTCCAGCTCCACCTCCGCGAACGGCAGTTCGCATCGTGAAACGACCGTTCTTGCCGTCCAGAGGCGGCAATCCGAATCCGCGAGGCTTATCGCCGGTCGGCGCGAAAGCAACCACGCCAAAACGCGACGAGGACAAGCCGACTGAACGAACCCCCGTTCAAGATCGAGGGAAAAACTACTTCGCGCACCAGCAGTCGGCTGCGCAAGAGAATCTCCGCGAATCGAGCCGAGAAACTAAAACGGAACAACGCGAGAAAGAACCTTACGATCCGTATAAAAGCATTCAAATCGAGAGCCAACACGAACGCAGACCAGATGAATACGACACGTCTATAGGCAGACCTGCGACTCGCAAACCCGGTGATAGACAACGGGAGGAAGAAACGCAGAAATCTCTACTGGAACACGAATTTGTCACGGAAGCTAAACAGGAACAGCCAGAGGATTCTCCGAATTTCGAGGAGGGATTAGGTAAATGGCACGATGAACAGTTTTCAAACCCTACGCGGGATAACGAAGGAAGCTCGCAAAGTTCTACGGCTCGTAACAAAGGAAGGATAACGACAAACGAGAATTCGAATGTCTACGAAGTTCAGGAACACCCGACGGGTCCTCAGAACTTCCGCGTGAAACAAAGGATCAACGAAGTGACGCATCCATTGCAAGATATTCCAGAGAGCGAGTACGATGTCACGTTGAACGATGCGTTAACACCGACTCTGAATCAGGAAGCTAACTTACCCAGCGGATTCGTTCTGCCTCTCCACAGACAAATCGGAAGGGATACGGTTCTCCAATCGTCTGAAAACAATTACAAAGTCTCCAGACCCGTCAGCCAGCAACAGAAACCATTCGTGCCTAGTCCTCAATTTCTGCCTGCGgtcaataacaataataacgaCAGACTAAGGACGGTTTATTACAGAACACCCGAGACGGTTCAAATTAACGGAGCACAATACAGAGCTCAAAGAGGACCGTGGCACGATTACACTGGTTATTGA
- the LOC117604320 gene encoding uncharacterized protein LOC117604320 isoform X2 translates to MTAPLSGATGAGNTVPERAAIASSSSPASSVVSNPPNIPNVVEYHLKVKPGQTQKVSSHDNIPGSPSVEEMKKETKSCTPSNDNKKDLVSKLSRLSIDNNVFEGSTDLPQVFQVKYLGSHDARGLWGIKHTRRPVDNMVAAAKALPTNTMLPLIKLIVSPEGVALLPFEKRKQEPNFVRMYSIETISYGVQDLVYTRVFSMIVVRETENFRRVSPFECHGFVCESKHHARQLTYALAAAFELYSRTVRAQDKMAEVAGKNPKKRFAIDLRSPEEMEADLAADSEA, encoded by the exons ATGACAGCGCCGTTATCCGGGGCGACAGGGGCCGGAAACACCGTCCCTGAGCGGGCAGCTATCGCCTCTTCGTCCTCTCCGGCTTCCTCAGTCGTTTCCAACCCGCCGAACATACCGAACGTGGTCGAGTATCATCTGAAAGTGAAGCCTGGACAAACGCAAAAGGTTTCCAGCCACGATAACATTCCA ggAAGTCCATCGGTAGAGGAgatgaagaaagaaacgaaaagttGTACGCCCTCGAACGACAACAAGAAAGATCTCGTGTCAAAGTTATCTCGTCTATCGATCGACAACAACGTCTTCGAGGGTTCCACGGATCTACCTCAGGTGTTTCAG GTGAAATATCTGGGCTCCCATGACGCGAGGGGCCTGTGGGGCATCAAGCATACCAGAAGACCCGTCGATAACATGGTGGCCGCTGCCAAGGCTTTACCAACCAACACGATGCTTCCTCTGATCAAGCTGATCGTGTCTCCGGAAGGAGTTGCTCTGCTGCCATTCGAGAAACGGAAACAGGAGCCGAACTTTGTCAGGATGTACTCGATCGAGACGATCTCGTACGGTGTCCAGGACCTCGTCTACACCAGGGTTTTCTCCATGATCGTGGTGCGGGAAACGGAGAACTTTCGAAGAGTATCACCGTTCGAATGCCACGGTTTTGTATGCGAGTCGAAGCATCACGCTAGACAGTTAACTTACGCGTTGGCCGCGGCATTCGAACTTTACTCGAGAACCGTGAGAGCTCAGGATAAGATGGCAGAGGTGGCAGGCAAGAACCCGAAGAAGAGATTCGCCATCGATCTTAGAAGCCCCGAGGAAATGGAGGCAGATCTTGCCGCGGATTCCGAGGCTTAG
- the LOC117604323 gene encoding U-scoloptoxin(01)-Cw1a, with protein MISRYQILCALLTFGAIMLYQAMAQVDGYTPGVDYPIYDSVPFGLTFTCGGKLPGYYADPEARCQVWHWCLPNGRQFSFLCPNGTVFSQSARVCDWWFKVDCNDSPRLYGINDDLYRDVNGNKI; from the exons atgatTTCGCGATACCAAATTTTGTGCGCGCTCTTGACGTTCGGCGCGATTATGCTGTACCAAGCGATGGCG CAAGTAGACGGTTACACGCCTGGCGTAGATTACCCGATCTACGATTCCGTACCTTTCGGCCTTACGTTTACCTGCGGAGGCAAGTTACCTGGCTATTACGCCGATCCCGAAGCGAGATGTCAG GTTTGGCATTGGTGTTTGCCAAATGGACGTCAATTTAGCTTCCTCTGTCCAAACGGCACGGTTTTCAGCCAGTCGGCCCGCGTCTGTGACTGGTGGTTCAAA GTCGATTGCAACGACTCGCCAAGATTGTACGGCATCAACGATGACCTGTACAGAGACGTGAACGGGAACAAGATCTAA
- the LOC117604320 gene encoding uncharacterized protein LOC117604320 isoform X1 translates to MEDEDFGFTKRNDNILKNTDDYDAKKNDKGSNPSNTKTGETVGGHRLVMTAPLSGATGAGNTVPERAAIASSSSPASSVVSNPPNIPNVVEYHLKVKPGQTQKVSSHDNIPGSPSVEEMKKETKSCTPSNDNKKDLVSKLSRLSIDNNVFEGSTDLPQVFQVKYLGSHDARGLWGIKHTRRPVDNMVAAAKALPTNTMLPLIKLIVSPEGVALLPFEKRKQEPNFVRMYSIETISYGVQDLVYTRVFSMIVVRETENFRRVSPFECHGFVCESKHHARQLTYALAAAFELYSRTVRAQDKMAEVAGKNPKKRFAIDLRSPEEMEADLAADSEA, encoded by the exons ATGGAGGACGAGGATTTTGGTTTCACCAAGAGAAACGATAATATTCTGAAGAACACCGACGATTACGATGCTAAGAAAAACGATAAGGGTAGCAACCCTTCTAATACCAAG ACAGGAGAGACGGTTGGCGGACATAGGCTGGTGATGACAGCGCCGTTATCCGGGGCGACAGGGGCCGGAAACACCGTCCCTGAGCGGGCAGCTATCGCCTCTTCGTCCTCTCCGGCTTCCTCAGTCGTTTCCAACCCGCCGAACATACCGAACGTGGTCGAGTATCATCTGAAAGTGAAGCCTGGACAAACGCAAAAGGTTTCCAGCCACGATAACATTCCA ggAAGTCCATCGGTAGAGGAgatgaagaaagaaacgaaaagttGTACGCCCTCGAACGACAACAAGAAAGATCTCGTGTCAAAGTTATCTCGTCTATCGATCGACAACAACGTCTTCGAGGGTTCCACGGATCTACCTCAGGTGTTTCAG GTGAAATATCTGGGCTCCCATGACGCGAGGGGCCTGTGGGGCATCAAGCATACCAGAAGACCCGTCGATAACATGGTGGCCGCTGCCAAGGCTTTACCAACCAACACGATGCTTCCTCTGATCAAGCTGATCGTGTCTCCGGAAGGAGTTGCTCTGCTGCCATTCGAGAAACGGAAACAGGAGCCGAACTTTGTCAGGATGTACTCGATCGAGACGATCTCGTACGGTGTCCAGGACCTCGTCTACACCAGGGTTTTCTCCATGATCGTGGTGCGGGAAACGGAGAACTTTCGAAGAGTATCACCGTTCGAATGCCACGGTTTTGTATGCGAGTCGAAGCATCACGCTAGACAGTTAACTTACGCGTTGGCCGCGGCATTCGAACTTTACTCGAGAACCGTGAGAGCTCAGGATAAGATGGCAGAGGTGGCAGGCAAGAACCCGAAGAAGAGATTCGCCATCGATCTTAGAAGCCCCGAGGAAATGGAGGCAGATCTTGCCGCGGATTCCGAGGCTTAG